From Streptosporangium album, the proteins below share one genomic window:
- a CDS encoding coenzyme F420-0:L-glutamate ligase yields MSRIHRRQDDRGDGRLVIFPVWGIPEVRKGDDVGELIAAASPDLRDGDILVVTSKISSKAEGRTLRGVSRGEAIAAETTRVVARRGETVIAQTTHGFVMAAAGVDASNTEPGTVVLLPVDPDASAAAIRASIRERLGVSVGVVVSDTFGRPWRNGQTDLAVGVAGVTPALDYRGLSDDHGNALEVTLTAVADEFAAAGDLVKGKLAQTPVAVIRGISEYTTEEDGPGIRELVRPSEEDMFRYGSRDVVFARRTIREFSGEPVDGAKVRRAVDAAIAAPAPHHTTPWRFVLLESAGIREKLLDAMREAWIADLRGDGFSEESIAKRVRRGDVLRAAPYLAVPCLVMDGSHTYRDSRRNAAEREMFVVATGAGVQNFLVQLAVEGLGSAWVSSTMFCRDVVREVLDLPPDWDPMGAVAIGHPAAPPRDRAPRQAADFIAVR; encoded by the coding sequence GTGAGCAGGATCCACCGCAGGCAGGACGACCGAGGTGACGGCAGGCTGGTGATCTTCCCGGTCTGGGGGATCCCCGAGGTCCGGAAGGGCGACGACGTCGGCGAGCTGATCGCCGCGGCCTCGCCCGACCTGCGCGACGGGGACATCCTCGTGGTCACCTCCAAGATCTCCAGTAAGGCCGAGGGCAGGACCCTCCGGGGCGTCAGCCGCGGCGAGGCCATCGCGGCCGAGACCACGCGGGTCGTCGCCCGCCGGGGTGAAACGGTGATCGCACAGACCACGCACGGGTTCGTCATGGCCGCCGCCGGGGTGGACGCCTCCAACACCGAACCCGGCACCGTCGTCCTGCTGCCCGTCGACCCCGACGCCTCCGCCGCGGCCATCCGGGCGAGCATCCGGGAGCGGCTCGGCGTGTCGGTCGGCGTGGTCGTCTCCGACACCTTCGGCCGCCCCTGGCGCAACGGCCAGACCGACCTCGCCGTCGGCGTGGCCGGGGTGACCCCCGCGCTCGACTACCGGGGCCTGTCCGACGACCACGGCAACGCGCTCGAGGTCACCCTGACCGCCGTCGCCGACGAGTTCGCCGCCGCCGGAGACCTGGTCAAGGGCAAGCTCGCGCAGACTCCCGTCGCGGTGATCCGGGGTATCTCCGAATACACCACCGAGGAGGACGGTCCGGGAATCCGCGAGCTGGTCCGCCCGTCCGAGGAGGACATGTTCCGGTACGGCTCCCGCGACGTGGTCTTCGCCCGCAGGACCATCCGCGAGTTCTCCGGTGAGCCGGTGGACGGGGCCAAGGTCCGCCGGGCGGTGGACGCGGCCATCGCCGCCCCCGCACCGCACCACACCACACCGTGGCGGTTCGTCCTGCTGGAGTCGGCCGGGATCCGGGAGAAGCTGCTCGACGCCATGCGTGAGGCCTGGATCGCCGACCTGCGCGGCGACGGCTTCTCCGAGGAGTCGATCGCCAAGCGGGTCCGGCGGGGAGACGTCCTGCGCGCAGCACCGTATCTCGCCGTTCCCTGCCTGGTCATGGACGGCTCGCACACCTACCGCGACAGCCGGCGCAACGCCGCCGAGCGGGAGATGTTCGTGGTCGCCACGGGCGCCGGGGTGCAGAACTTCCTCGTCCAGCTCGCGGTGGAGGGCCTGGGCTCGGCCTGGGTGTCCTCCACCATGTTCTGCCGCGACGTGGTCCGCGAGGTGCTCGACCTGCCTCCGGACTGGGACCCCATGGGCGCCGTGGCCATCGGCCACCCGGCCGCCCCGCCCCGCGACCGCGCCCCCAGGCAGGCGGCCGACTTCATCGCCGTCCGCTAG
- the cofD gene encoding 2-phospho-L-lactate transferase: MRIVSLAGGIGGARFLRGLLAAAPGSEITVIGNTGDDITLYGLQVCPDLDTVMYTLGGGIDEDQGWGRQKETHVVKEELAAYGVEPQWFGLGDRDFATHIVRTQMLRAGYPLSAVTEALCARWEPGVRLIPMSDDRTETHVVISDEQGRRAVHFQEWWVRLRASVPAEEIILVGADQARPAPGVLEAIADADAVILPPSNPVVSIGTILQIKGIREALESKTVVGVSPIVGGAPVRGMADACLTAIGVETTAQAVLELYGSPLVNGWLVAEEDDGVGLDGVGLDGVRVRSRPLIMHDVESAAAIARAALDLATELSASRGEPAGTQGEDGL, encoded by the coding sequence ATGCGCATCGTGTCCCTAGCCGGCGGAATCGGCGGCGCCCGCTTCCTGCGTGGCCTGCTCGCCGCGGCCCCCGGATCAGAGATCACCGTCATCGGCAACACCGGCGACGACATCACCCTCTACGGCCTGCAGGTCTGCCCCGACCTCGACACCGTGATGTACACCCTGGGCGGCGGCATCGACGAGGACCAGGGCTGGGGCCGGCAGAAGGAGACACACGTCGTCAAGGAGGAGCTGGCCGCCTACGGCGTCGAACCCCAGTGGTTCGGCCTGGGTGACCGTGACTTCGCCACCCACATCGTGCGCACCCAGATGCTCCGGGCCGGTTACCCGCTGTCGGCGGTCACCGAGGCGCTGTGCGCACGCTGGGAGCCGGGCGTGCGGCTGATCCCGATGAGCGACGACCGGACCGAGACCCACGTGGTCATCTCCGACGAGCAGGGCCGCCGGGCCGTCCACTTCCAGGAGTGGTGGGTACGGCTGCGCGCCTCCGTCCCCGCCGAAGAGATCATCCTGGTCGGCGCGGACCAGGCCCGTCCCGCCCCCGGCGTGCTGGAGGCCATCGCCGACGCCGACGCGGTGATCCTGCCACCGTCCAACCCGGTGGTCAGCATCGGCACGATCCTGCAGATCAAGGGCATCCGCGAGGCCCTGGAGTCCAAGACGGTCGTCGGCGTCTCCCCCATCGTCGGCGGCGCCCCGGTCCGCGGCATGGCGGACGCCTGCCTGACCGCGATCGGCGTGGAAACGACCGCCCAGGCGGTCCTGGAGCTGTACGGCTCGCCCCTGGTGAACGGCTGGCTGGTCGCCGAGGAGGACGACGGAGTCGGCCTCGACGGAGTCGGCCTCGACGGAGTCCGGGTCCGGTCCCGTCCCCTGATCATGCACGATGTCGAGTCCGCCGCCGCCATCGCACGGGCGGCTCTCGACCTGGCCACCGAACTGTCGGCCTCGCGGGGAGAGCCGGCCGGAACGCAGGGCGAGGACGGGCTGTGA
- a CDS encoding WhiB family transcriptional regulator: MADLVIAQDSIAEEQLGWQERALCAQTDPEAFFPEKGGSTREAKKVCRSCEVRAECLEYALEHDERFGIWGGLSERERRRIKREAV; this comes from the coding sequence GTGGCCGACCTGGTCATCGCACAGGACAGCATCGCTGAAGAGCAGCTTGGCTGGCAGGAACGCGCCTTGTGTGCGCAGACCGACCCGGAGGCGTTCTTCCCGGAGAAGGGCGGATCCACACGGGAGGCCAAGAAGGTTTGCCGCTCCTGCGAGGTCCGCGCCGAATGCCTTGAGTACGCGCTTGAGCATGACGAGCGGTTTGGCATCTGGGGTGGGCTTTCCGAGCGGGAACGTCGCCGGATCAAGCGTGAGGCAGTCTAA
- a CDS encoding glycosyltransferase family 2 protein, which yields MSSTDSPRLHHSVTAIVVSHDGARWLGETLDALLAQTRPVDRAVGVDNGSRDGSAALLTGVLGPKAVLTLPRSTSFGQAVAKVLDRLGPAGGREWIWLLHDDCAPDANALQALLHAADADPKAGVLGPKLRDWLDRRILLEIGVTVDRTGRRDTGLEAREFDQGQYDGVRDVLSVSSAGMLIRRDVWDEVGGLDPFLPLFRDDLDLCWRVRAAGHRVQNVTQAVAWHAEAATRRRRRIVVSGDHPRRLDRRNAIFVVMANLPFWPLMWALVRNLAGSTFRTLLFLMAKRPADALDEIVALGSVLGHPRRMTKARRARAKGRKQNHAAVRRLLTPPGAGYRRLSDRLQSYLAGTGFVESAGRHHAVTSSQEDGEELLTDAGGMQRVFGNPGVLLFLALAVVTLIAERGLIGGTRLGGGALVPVIGGSSDLWDLYLEGYHQAGLGSDAWAPPYVAVLAALSTVLLGKTWLAVSVLLLGSVPLAGFSAYVATRSMIPGRWTRIWLASSYALLPVATGVVAAGRLGTAVVFVLLPLYAALATTLLAGDGRRARRAAWGLGLLLAVGTAFAPLVYPLTLVLGALAALAFPRRGVALSVVIAFGVPVALLFPWLVQVLGDPGRLLLEAGLHQLALVDAALPAQSLLTLSPGGPGMPPLWVTGGLISACLAALLMRRNRMVIAIGWGVALFGVLVAVLVSRTPVTSLNGDAVAPAWPGVPLAFAATGMLVVAALTADRIVEFRAAGGLRRLTAFAVVAIAFSTPLLAAGMWVVKGVQGPISGNVPDVLPALAAVNSRGGERTLLLRTRQDGLTFTVLRGRLPLIGESDIPMRQAARERVGVAAAGLVSGRGADDADVLATYGVQFVAVAPPISPEISHALDSQPALARMSLSRTLGVWRLTQPIATPPVPAGDPWHDRWLWAQAAILLVVSVLAAPGSRSGSADGHTLQDPSEPVRELAPR from the coding sequence ATGTCCAGCACCGACTCTCCCCGTCTCCACCACAGCGTCACCGCGATCGTCGTCTCCCATGACGGTGCCCGCTGGCTGGGGGAGACCCTCGACGCGTTGCTCGCGCAGACCCGGCCGGTGGACCGTGCCGTCGGCGTCGACAACGGCAGCCGGGACGGCAGCGCCGCGCTGCTGACCGGCGTCCTCGGCCCGAAAGCCGTGCTCACCCTCCCGCGCTCGACGAGCTTCGGCCAGGCCGTGGCCAAGGTGCTCGACCGGCTGGGGCCCGCCGGCGGCCGGGAGTGGATCTGGCTGCTGCACGACGACTGCGCGCCGGACGCCAACGCGCTGCAGGCCCTGCTCCACGCCGCCGACGCCGATCCCAAGGCCGGAGTGCTCGGCCCCAAGCTCCGTGACTGGCTGGACCGGCGGATCCTGCTCGAGATCGGCGTCACCGTCGACCGGACGGGCCGCCGGGACACCGGGCTGGAGGCGCGCGAGTTCGACCAGGGACAGTACGACGGCGTCAGGGACGTGCTCTCGGTCTCCAGCGCCGGGATGCTGATCCGCCGGGACGTCTGGGACGAGGTGGGCGGGCTCGATCCCTTCCTGCCGCTGTTCCGGGACGACCTCGACCTGTGCTGGCGGGTCAGGGCCGCAGGGCACCGAGTGCAGAACGTCACCCAGGCGGTCGCCTGGCATGCCGAGGCCGCCACCCGGCGCCGTCGCCGCATCGTCGTCAGCGGCGACCATCCCCGTCGCCTGGACCGCCGCAACGCGATCTTCGTGGTGATGGCGAACCTGCCGTTCTGGCCGCTGATGTGGGCACTGGTCCGCAACCTCGCCGGCTCGACCTTCCGTACGCTGCTGTTCCTGATGGCCAAGCGGCCCGCCGACGCGCTGGACGAGATCGTCGCGCTCGGCTCGGTGCTCGGCCATCCTCGGCGGATGACCAAGGCCCGCCGGGCACGCGCCAAGGGCCGTAAACAGAACCACGCGGCGGTCAGACGGCTGCTCACCCCGCCGGGCGCGGGCTACCGGCGTCTCTCGGACCGGCTCCAGAGCTACCTGGCGGGGACCGGCTTCGTGGAGTCGGCGGGACGGCACCACGCCGTGACCTCCTCCCAGGAGGACGGCGAGGAACTGCTCACCGACGCCGGGGGGATGCAGCGGGTCTTCGGCAATCCGGGCGTGCTGCTCTTCCTCGCACTCGCCGTGGTCACGCTGATCGCCGAGCGCGGCCTGATCGGCGGCACCCGGCTGGGCGGCGGCGCGCTTGTCCCGGTGATCGGCGGATCCAGCGACCTGTGGGACCTCTACCTGGAGGGATACCACCAGGCGGGCCTGGGGAGTGACGCGTGGGCGCCGCCGTACGTCGCGGTGCTGGCCGCGCTGTCCACCGTGCTGCTCGGCAAGACCTGGCTCGCGGTCTCGGTGCTGCTGCTGGGCTCCGTACCGCTGGCCGGGTTCTCCGCCTACGTGGCGACCCGGTCGATGATCCCGGGCCGGTGGACCCGCATCTGGCTGGCCTCCTCCTACGCGCTTCTCCCGGTGGCCACCGGCGTGGTCGCCGCCGGGCGGCTCGGCACCGCCGTGGTCTTCGTGCTGCTGCCCCTCTACGCGGCGCTGGCCACCACCCTGCTCGCGGGCGACGGCCGCAGGGCCCGCCGCGCCGCGTGGGGGCTGGGACTCCTCCTCGCCGTCGGCACGGCCTTCGCCCCGCTGGTCTACCCGCTCACACTGGTCCTCGGCGCGCTGGCCGCGCTGGCCTTCCCCCGCAGAGGCGTCGCGCTCTCGGTGGTCATCGCGTTCGGCGTCCCGGTGGCGCTGCTGTTCCCCTGGCTGGTCCAGGTGCTCGGCGACCCGGGACGGCTCCTGCTGGAGGCGGGGTTGCACCAGCTCGCCCTGGTGGACGCCGCCCTGCCCGCCCAGTCGTTGCTGACGCTCAGCCCCGGAGGCCCCGGCATGCCGCCGCTCTGGGTGACCGGCGGTCTCATCTCCGCCTGCCTGGCCGCGCTGCTGATGCGCCGCAACCGGATGGTCATCGCGATCGGCTGGGGCGTCGCGCTCTTCGGCGTGCTGGTGGCGGTCCTGGTCAGCCGGACCCCGGTCACCTCTCTGAACGGCGATGCCGTGGCCCCGGCCTGGCCGGGCGTGCCGCTGGCCTTCGCCGCCACCGGCATGCTCGTGGTGGCGGCCCTCACCGCCGACCGGATCGTCGAGTTCCGGGCGGCCGGCGGGCTGCGCAGACTCACCGCGTTCGCCGTCGTGGCGATCGCCTTCTCCACGCCGCTGCTCGCGGCGGGCATGTGGGTCGTCAAGGGGGTGCAGGGCCCGATCAGCGGGAACGTGCCCGACGTGCTGCCCGCCCTGGCCGCGGTCAACTCGCGCGGCGGTGAGCGGACCCTGCTCCTGCGCACCAGGCAGGACGGCCTGACCTTCACCGTGCTGCGCGGCCGTCTCCCACTGATCGGCGAGTCCGACATCCCCATGCGGCAGGCGGCACGTGAGCGCGTCGGCGTCGCCGCCGCCGGGCTGGTCTCCGGCCGGGGCGCGGACGACGCCGATGTGCTGGCCACCTACGGCGTGCAGTTCGTCGCGGTGGCCCCGCCGATCAGCCCGGAGATCAGCCACGCGCTGGACTCCCAGCCCGCCCTGGCCAGGATGAGCCTGTCCCGGACGCTCGGGGTGTGGCGGCTGACCCAGCCGATCGCCACGCCCCCGGTCCCGGCAGGCGATCCCTGGCACGACCGCTGGCTCTGGGCCCAGGCCGCCATCCTGCTGGTCGTCTCGGTCCTGGCGGCACCCGGCTCGCGGTCGGGCTCCGCGGACGGCCACACCCTCCAGGATCCGTCCGAGCCCGTGAGAGAGCTGGCCCCCCGGTGA
- a CDS encoding DUF5719 family protein, whose amino-acid sequence MKSLIENRFSLLALVLVALLALYGVASATQPGAVARPAPGPQKVPVASVTAICPDPTQATVGVVTPPGGQGPGTTTVATGAKSLATLEVPGNLWQEKAPEKSGPLTVTSTGSMAAGLESEQTRRETSGKHRGLAGVRCVEPVASTWLVGPGPASADVTIHLTNADSAQAVAEILIYSGEGPVTGGSGGVLTLKPGESRTVKAGDLAPSPLVMAVEVRTSSGRVAAAARAVMNGGRGVDWLPVSAAPATRVVVPGIPGGGGRRELLVASVSESDTLVEVKALTPDGTYALKDRELVEVPAGSVATLDLSTGISGQPSALLLTSDTPIVAGLTVTGTGKKGDVAFTAGAAPIDLGSVVADNRTGKKQSSRLLLTAPDTAGKVSVQVLPRKGEAPEPFEVTVTASRTKEVKLPKVDGAFAVVVLPLPGSGPVYGGRVMEEHVKDGLLMTAQPLAAARLWALVPPITESVSAVLP is encoded by the coding sequence GTGAAATCACTGATCGAGAACCGGTTCAGCCTGCTCGCCCTGGTCCTGGTGGCGCTGCTCGCCCTGTACGGCGTGGCCTCCGCGACCCAGCCCGGGGCCGTCGCCCGGCCCGCACCCGGCCCGCAGAAGGTGCCCGTCGCCTCCGTGACGGCCATCTGCCCCGACCCCACCCAGGCCACCGTGGGCGTCGTCACCCCGCCGGGCGGCCAGGGGCCGGGCACCACGACGGTCGCCACCGGAGCCAAGTCCCTGGCGACCCTGGAGGTCCCCGGCAACCTCTGGCAGGAGAAGGCCCCCGAGAAATCGGGGCCGCTGACGGTGACGTCCACCGGGAGCATGGCCGCCGGCCTGGAGTCGGAGCAGACCCGCCGGGAGACCTCGGGGAAGCACCGGGGACTGGCCGGAGTGCGGTGCGTGGAGCCCGTGGCGAGCACCTGGCTGGTCGGGCCGGGCCCGGCGTCGGCCGACGTCACGATCCACCTCACCAACGCCGACTCCGCCCAGGCCGTCGCGGAGATCCTGATCTACTCGGGAGAGGGGCCGGTGACCGGCGGCTCCGGTGGCGTGCTCACCCTCAAGCCGGGCGAGAGCCGTACGGTCAAGGCCGGGGACCTGGCCCCCTCTCCGCTCGTCATGGCGGTCGAGGTGCGCACCAGCTCCGGCCGGGTGGCCGCCGCGGCTCGGGCGGTCATGAACGGCGGCCGGGGCGTCGACTGGCTGCCGGTCTCCGCCGCGCCGGCCACCCGCGTCGTGGTGCCGGGCATCCCCGGCGGCGGGGGCAGACGCGAGCTGCTCGTCGCCTCCGTCAGCGAGTCCGACACGCTGGTCGAGGTCAAGGCGCTCACCCCTGACGGGACCTACGCGCTCAAGGACCGCGAGCTGGTCGAGGTGCCCGCGGGGTCCGTCGCCACCCTCGACCTGTCGACCGGCATCAGCGGCCAGCCCTCCGCGCTCCTGCTCACCTCCGACACCCCGATCGTGGCCGGGCTGACCGTCACCGGGACCGGGAAGAAGGGGGACGTGGCCTTCACCGCCGGCGCCGCCCCGATCGACCTGGGCAGTGTGGTGGCCGACAACCGCACGGGCAAGAAGCAGAGCTCCCGGCTGCTGCTGACCGCGCCGGACACGGCCGGGAAGGTGAGCGTCCAGGTGCTGCCGCGCAAGGGCGAGGCCCCGGAGCCCTTCGAGGTGACCGTCACCGCCTCGCGCACCAAGGAGGTCAAACTGCCCAAGGTGGACGGGGCCTTCGCGGTGGTCGTGCTGCCCCTGCCCGGCTCCGGCCCGGTGTACGGCGGGCGGGTGATGGAGGAGCACGTCAAGGACGGGCTGCTGATGACCGCCCAGCCGCTGGCGGCCGCGCGCCTGTGGGCGCTGGTACCGCCGATCACCGAGTCCGTCTCGGCCGTGCTGCCCTGA
- a CDS encoding metallopeptidase family protein, with the protein MSSAPGGPRPPRRRDRHGRGMRGPLAPSHVPIARSRSERFDDFVLDAVERLKPRWSKQLAAVEFAVEEVPPLGELSDGPGLLTGEPIPFGRSEPAAGKRPAVVIIYRRPLEARARDRDQLGAMVHDAVVEQVAELLGLAPETVDPGYDRD; encoded by the coding sequence GTGAGTTCGGCACCCGGCGGTCCCCGCCCTCCCCGCAGACGCGACCGGCACGGCCGTGGCATGCGCGGCCCGTTGGCGCCCTCCCACGTGCCGATCGCCAGGTCCCGCAGCGAGCGTTTCGACGACTTCGTCCTGGACGCCGTGGAGCGGCTCAAGCCCCGCTGGAGCAAGCAGCTGGCAGCGGTGGAGTTCGCGGTCGAGGAGGTGCCGCCGCTCGGCGAGCTGAGCGACGGTCCCGGACTGCTGACCGGGGAGCCGATCCCCTTCGGCCGGTCCGAGCCCGCCGCGGGCAAGCGGCCGGCCGTCGTGATCATCTACCGGCGCCCCCTGGAGGCCCGTGCCCGCGACCGCGACCAGCTCGGCGCCATGGTGCACGACGCCGTGGTGGAGCAGGTCGCCGAGCTTCTGGGGCTGGCACCCGAGACGGTCGACCCGGGCTACGACCGCGACTGA
- a CDS encoding DUF3499 domain-containing protein, protein MSPVRRCSRTACSQPAVFTLTYVYADSTAVLGPLATYAEPHCYDLCAEHAERLTAPRGWEVVRLPTDGAPPSTDDLEALANAVREAARPAPTGGTEPVGQGVEVGRRGHLRVLRSAQPQRDR, encoded by the coding sequence GTGAGCCCCGTCCGCCGCTGTTCCCGCACCGCGTGCAGTCAGCCTGCCGTATTCACGCTCACGTACGTCTACGCCGATTCGACCGCCGTTCTCGGGCCCTTGGCGACGTACGCCGAGCCGCACTGTTATGACCTGTGTGCCGAGCATGCCGAGCGGTTGACCGCACCTCGTGGCTGGGAGGTCGTGCGCCTGCCCACCGACGGTGCGCCGCCGAGCACCGACGATCTGGAGGCCCTCGCCAACGCGGTCCGCGAGGCCGCCAGGCCCGCCCCGACGGGGGGCACCGAGCCCGTTGGCCAGGGGGTCGAGGTGGGACGCCGCGGTCACCTCCGGGTGCTCCGTTCCGCTCAGCCTCAGCGTGACCGCTGA
- a CDS encoding phosphomannomutase/phosphoglucomutase produces MGDLAKIFKAYDVRGVVPDEFDEETAEAVGAAFAEVTGAGTAVVAHDMRASSVPLAEAFARGVISRGADVIQAGLGSTDLLYYASGSLALPGVMFTASHNPAQYNGMKMCRAGAVPISGDTGLAEIRDRAAELLKSGVGGEGGGTVSGRDLLRGYADHLRTLVDLSGIRPLKVVVDAGNGMGGHTVPVVFEGLPLETTELYFELDGSFPNHEANPIEPENLRDLQKAVLDVGADIGLAFDGDADRCWVVDERGESVSPSTITALVAVRELVKHPGAAVIHNLITSRSVPEIVAEHGGRPIRTRVGHSFIKAEMAGTGAVFGGEHSAHYYFRDFWYADSGMLAALHVLAALGGQDRPLSDILADYARYAASGEINSTVADQVEATARVRELFAGRDGVTFDELDGMTVSGPGWWFNLRPSNTEPLLRLNAEAADEIQMAAIRDEVLAVVRS; encoded by the coding sequence GTGGGTGACCTCGCCAAGATCTTCAAGGCGTACGACGTCCGAGGCGTTGTGCCGGACGAGTTCGACGAGGAGACCGCAGAGGCGGTCGGCGCGGCCTTCGCGGAGGTGACCGGCGCCGGGACCGCCGTGGTGGCCCATGACATGCGCGCCTCCTCGGTGCCGCTGGCCGAGGCCTTCGCCCGCGGGGTGATCTCACGCGGGGCCGACGTCATCCAGGCGGGTCTGGGCTCCACCGACCTGCTCTACTACGCGAGCGGCAGCCTCGCCCTGCCCGGCGTGATGTTCACCGCGAGCCACAACCCCGCTCAGTACAACGGCATGAAGATGTGCCGGGCAGGCGCCGTGCCGATCAGCGGCGACACCGGTCTGGCCGAGATCCGTGACCGGGCGGCCGAGCTCCTGAAGTCCGGAGTCGGCGGCGAGGGCGGCGGGACCGTCTCCGGGCGGGACCTGCTGCGGGGCTACGCCGACCACCTGCGCACGCTGGTCGACCTGTCCGGCATCCGGCCGCTGAAGGTCGTGGTGGACGCGGGCAACGGCATGGGCGGCCACACCGTCCCCGTGGTGTTCGAGGGGCTCCCGCTGGAGACGACCGAGCTCTACTTCGAGCTCGACGGCAGCTTCCCCAACCACGAGGCCAACCCGATCGAGCCGGAGAATCTGCGCGACCTGCAGAAGGCCGTTCTCGACGTCGGCGCCGACATCGGCCTGGCCTTCGACGGCGACGCCGACCGCTGCTGGGTCGTCGACGAGCGTGGCGAGTCGGTCTCCCCCTCCACGATCACCGCGCTGGTCGCGGTGCGCGAGCTGGTCAAGCACCCCGGCGCCGCGGTCATCCACAACCTGATCACCTCGCGGAGCGTCCCGGAGATCGTGGCCGAGCACGGCGGGCGTCCGATCCGCACCCGGGTGGGTCACTCGTTCATCAAGGCCGAGATGGCCGGGACCGGCGCCGTCTTCGGCGGTGAGCACTCGGCCCACTACTATTTCAGAGACTTCTGGTACGCCGACTCCGGCATGCTGGCCGCACTGCACGTGCTGGCCGCGCTGGGCGGGCAGGACCGGCCGCTGTCGGATATCCTCGCGGACTACGCCCGCTACGCGGCCTCCGGAGAGATCAACAGCACGGTCGCCGACCAGGTGGAAGCGACGGCGCGGGTGCGCGAGCTGTTCGCCGGCCGCGACGGCGTCACCTTCGACGAGCTGGACGGCATGACCGTGTCCGGCCCCGGATGGTGGTTCAATCTCCGTCCGTCCAATACCGAGCCGCTGCTCAGGCTTAACGCCGAGGCGGCCGACGAGATTCAGATGGCAGCGATCAGGGACGAAGTCCTTGCTGTCGTGAGGAGCTGA
- a CDS encoding Trm112 family protein has protein sequence MKIDDWLLEILACPNCKSPLRAEPEVDELFCTSASCGLVYPVRDDIPVLLVDEARKS, from the coding sequence TTGAAGATCGACGACTGGCTGCTGGAGATCCTGGCCTGCCCCAACTGCAAGTCCCCCCTGCGCGCCGAGCCCGAGGTGGACGAGCTGTTCTGCACCTCCGCCTCCTGCGGCCTGGTGTATCCGGTCCGGGACGACATCCCGGTGTTGCTGGTCGATGAGGCGCGGAAGTCGTGA
- a CDS encoding bifunctional phosphoglucose/phosphomannose isomerase produces the protein MNWEPDRLDDPEQLADGDPSGMLRAVAASAAQVRTAHRVTRETDLSALVEEGRPRALVVAGMGGSGIAGDILNAVCGHGAPLPVVTVRSYRLPGWVGATDVVIAVSFSGRTEETLAVAMEAVRRGCRLLAVGAPDSPLQAIARQAGAPFVPVTAGGQPRAAVWELSVPLVVIAAEFGLTQADDEVFENVAGRLEEIAHRCRPASESFINPGKSLAMEMAETVPMIWGSSPLAAVAAYRWACQLNENGKYPAIWGEIPEVDHNQVMAFEGPLATRDIFAEESSRSLRLFMLRDVEEHPQVTRWREVSVRLAEDRGVPVTQVAAEGPHPLERLATLIGLGDYASTYLALGYGIDPTPVPAITELKARVSP, from the coding sequence GTGAACTGGGAGCCGGACCGGCTCGACGACCCCGAGCAGCTGGCCGACGGCGACCCGTCGGGCATGCTGCGCGCGGTGGCCGCCTCGGCGGCGCAGGTCCGCACCGCCCACCGCGTCACCCGCGAGACCGACCTGTCGGCGCTGGTCGAGGAGGGCCGGCCCCGGGCCCTCGTGGTCGCGGGCATGGGCGGTTCGGGCATCGCCGGTGACATCCTCAACGCGGTCTGCGGCCACGGCGCTCCGCTGCCGGTCGTGACCGTGCGGTCCTACCGGCTGCCCGGCTGGGTCGGCGCGACCGACGTGGTCATCGCGGTGTCGTTCTCCGGCAGGACCGAGGAGACGCTCGCGGTGGCGATGGAGGCCGTCCGCCGGGGCTGCCGCCTGCTCGCCGTGGGCGCGCCCGACTCCCCGCTGCAGGCGATCGCCAGGCAGGCGGGCGCGCCGTTCGTGCCCGTCACCGCCGGAGGGCAGCCGCGTGCCGCCGTCTGGGAGCTGTCGGTCCCGTTGGTCGTCATCGCCGCCGAGTTCGGCCTGACCCAGGCGGACGACGAGGTGTTCGAGAACGTCGCCGGACGCCTGGAGGAGATCGCGCACCGGTGCCGTCCGGCGAGTGAGTCGTTCATCAACCCGGGCAAGTCGCTGGCCATGGAGATGGCCGAGACCGTGCCGATGATCTGGGGGTCCTCACCGCTGGCCGCGGTCGCCGCCTACCGGTGGGCCTGCCAGCTCAACGAGAACGGCAAATACCCGGCCATCTGGGGCGAGATCCCCGAGGTCGACCACAACCAGGTGATGGCGTTCGAGGGCCCGCTGGCCACGCGCGACATCTTCGCCGAGGAGAGCAGCCGCTCGCTGCGGCTGTTCATGCTCCGCGACGTCGAGGAGCACCCGCAGGTGACGCGGTGGCGCGAAGTCTCGGTACGGCTGGCGGAGGACAGGGGAGTGCCGGTCACCCAGGTCGCCGCCGAGGGGCCACACCCGCTGGAGCGGCTCGCGACGTTGATCGGACTGGGCGACTACGCGAGTACGTACCTCGCGCTGGGGTACGGGATCGACCCGACCCCTGTGCCGGCCATCACAGAACTGAAGGCGAGAGTTTCCCCATAG